In Choloepus didactylus isolate mChoDid1 chromosome X, mChoDid1.pri, whole genome shotgun sequence, a genomic segment contains:
- the PLP1 gene encoding myelin proteolipid protein isoform X1, translating to MGLLECCARCLVGAPFASLVATGLCFFGVALFCGCGHEALTGTEKLIETYFSKNYQDYEYLINVIHAFQYVIYGTASFFFLYGALLLAEGFYTTGAVRQIFGDYKTTICGKGLSATVTGGQKGRGSRGQHQAHSLERVCHCLGKWLGHPDKFVGITYALTIVWLLVFACSAVPVYIYFNTWTTCQSIAFPSKTSASIGSLCADARMYGVLPWNAFPGKVCGSNLLSICKTAEFQMTFHLFIAAFVGAAATLVSLLTFMIAATYNFAVLKLMGRGTKF from the exons ATGG GCTTGTTAGAGTGCTGTGCAAGATGTCTGGTAGGGGCCCCCTTTGCTTCTCTGGTGGCCACTGGATTGTGTTTCTTTGGGGTGGCACTGTTCTGTGGCTGTGGACATGAAGCCCTCACTGGCACAGAAAAGCTTATTGAGACCTACTTCTCCAAAAACTACCAGGACTATGAGTATCTCATCAATGT GATCCATGCCTTCCAGTATGTCATCTATGGAActgcctctttcttcttcctttatggGGCCCTCCTGCTGGCTGAGGGCTTCTACACCACCGGCGCAGTCAGGCAGATCTTTGGCGACTACAAGACCACCATCTGCGGCAAGGGCCTGAGCGCAACGGTAACAGGGGGCCAGAAGGGGAGGGGTTCCAGAGGCCAACATCAAGCTCATTCTTTGGAGCGGGTGTGTCATTGTTTGGGAAAATGGCTAGGACATCCCGACAAG TTTGTGGGCATTACCTATGCCCTGACCATTGTGTGGCTCCTGGTGTTTGCCTGCTCTGCTGTACCTGTTTACATTTACTTTAACACCTGGACCACCTGCCAGTCTATTGCCTTCCCCAGCAAGACTTCTGCCAGCATAGGCAGTCTCTGTGCTGATGCCAGAATGTATG GCGTTCTCCCGTGGAATGCTTTCCCTGGCAAAGTGTGTGGCTCCAACCTTCTGTCCATCTGCAAAACAGCTGAG TTCCAAATGACCTTCCACCTGTTCATTGCTGCATTTGTGGGAGCTGCGGCCACACTTGTTTCCCTG CTCACCTTCATGATTGCTGCCACTTACAACTTTGCCGTCCTTAAACTCATGGGCCGAGGCACCAAATTCTGA
- the PLP1 gene encoding myelin proteolipid protein isoform X2, with protein sequence MGLLECCARCLVGAPFASLVATGLCFFGVALFCGCGHEALTGTEKLIETYFSKNYQDYEYLINVIHAFQYVIYGTASFFFLYGALLLAEGFYTTGAVRQIFGDYKTTICGKGLSATFVGITYALTIVWLLVFACSAVPVYIYFNTWTTCQSIAFPSKTSASIGSLCADARMYGVLPWNAFPGKVCGSNLLSICKTAEFQMTFHLFIAAFVGAAATLVSLLTFMIAATYNFAVLKLMGRGTKF encoded by the exons ATGG GCTTGTTAGAGTGCTGTGCAAGATGTCTGGTAGGGGCCCCCTTTGCTTCTCTGGTGGCCACTGGATTGTGTTTCTTTGGGGTGGCACTGTTCTGTGGCTGTGGACATGAAGCCCTCACTGGCACAGAAAAGCTTATTGAGACCTACTTCTCCAAAAACTACCAGGACTATGAGTATCTCATCAATGT GATCCATGCCTTCCAGTATGTCATCTATGGAActgcctctttcttcttcctttatggGGCCCTCCTGCTGGCTGAGGGCTTCTACACCACCGGCGCAGTCAGGCAGATCTTTGGCGACTACAAGACCACCATCTGCGGCAAGGGCCTGAGCGCAACG TTTGTGGGCATTACCTATGCCCTGACCATTGTGTGGCTCCTGGTGTTTGCCTGCTCTGCTGTACCTGTTTACATTTACTTTAACACCTGGACCACCTGCCAGTCTATTGCCTTCCCCAGCAAGACTTCTGCCAGCATAGGCAGTCTCTGTGCTGATGCCAGAATGTATG GCGTTCTCCCGTGGAATGCTTTCCCTGGCAAAGTGTGTGGCTCCAACCTTCTGTCCATCTGCAAAACAGCTGAG TTCCAAATGACCTTCCACCTGTTCATTGCTGCATTTGTGGGAGCTGCGGCCACACTTGTTTCCCTG CTCACCTTCATGATTGCTGCCACTTACAACTTTGCCGTCCTTAAACTCATGGGCCGAGGCACCAAATTCTGA